A part of Patescibacteria group bacterium genomic DNA contains:
- a CDS encoding DUF6141 family protein, with product MENEILFAETQKFKQWWLWILLAGIPVLFFFGAYAQIGLGIQLSDKPMTDTKIILASLFCLLPLVLFYSFKLETEIKLDGLYVRFFPLHITFRKYAWPKMTKCFVRQYKPVREYGGWGLRGLGKKRALSVSGDQGLQLEFVSGNTLLIGTAKPAELTEVLKKIGKLKQ from the coding sequence ATGGAAAACGAAATTTTATTTGCCGAGACTCAAAAGTTTAAACAGTGGTGGCTGTGGATTTTACTTGCGGGTATTCCGGTACTGTTCTTTTTTGGCGCGTATGCGCAAATAGGATTAGGAATACAACTGAGCGACAAACCGATGACTGATACTAAAATTATACTGGCTTCTCTGTTTTGTCTCCTGCCTCTCGTGTTGTTTTATAGTTTCAAACTTGAAACCGAAATTAAACTCGATGGTTTGTATGTTCGCTTCTTCCCGCTTCACATCACTTTTCGAAAATACGCCTGGCCAAAAATGACCAAATGTTTCGTCCGACAATACAAACCCGTTCGCGAGTACGGTGGCTGGGGTTTGCGTGGGCTTGGTAAAAAACGAGCGCTCAGTGTTTCGGGCGATCAGGGGTTACAACTCGAATTTGTAAGCGGCAACACACTACTCATTGGAACGGCTAAGCCCGCGGAACTGACAGAGGTACTCAAAAAAATAGGAAAGCTAAAACAGTAG
- a CDS encoding GlsB/YeaQ/YmgE family stress response membrane protein, with amino-acid sequence MGIILWIIFGGIVGWVASLIMNTDAQQGIVLNVIVGIVGAVIGGWIMTATGGSDVSGFNLYSFLVAILGSVLLIAAVKFLRRA; translated from the coding sequence ATGGGAATTATACTTTGGATTATTTTCGGGGGTATCGTCGGTTGGGTAGCGTCTCTCATTATGAATACGGACGCACAGCAGGGAATTGTGCTCAATGTGATCGTCGGTATTGTGGGCGCAGTCATCGGAGGTTGGATTATGACTGCTACTGGCGGAAGCGATGTTTCAGGGTTTAATCTCTATAGCTTCTTGGTGGCAATTCTCGGGTCAGTTCTACTTATTGCCGCGGTGAAATTTTTGCGACGAGCGTAG
- a CDS encoding peptidoglycan-binding protein, whose translation MTNSITFSKVSNYVLVQVGLVAVAFMAFAIPFLTHAAVLNRQLDIGMSGSDVSALQLFLAKDPSLYPQGIVSGYFGALTSAAVANFQTRNGIASVGRVGPVTLAALNAQMGGGVSTGADIYAPVISSVGVNTTSSSASVSWNTSEFAKGVVYFSATPLTTYENPHTVDVSGNTAMTDSSLRTSQNVVLSGLQSATTYYYLIYVTDASGNVSITLPSTFRTQ comes from the coding sequence ATGACAAATAGCATAACTTTTTCTAAAGTATCGAATTATGTTCTTGTCCAAGTTGGGTTGGTTGCGGTAGCTTTCATGGCTTTCGCAATTCCTTTCCTCACTCACGCCGCAGTGCTCAATCGCCAGCTCGATATTGGTATGTCGGGAAGCGATGTTTCTGCACTTCAATTGTTTCTCGCTAAAGATCCATCACTCTATCCCCAAGGAATCGTTTCGGGTTATTTCGGCGCATTGACCAGTGCTGCTGTTGCGAATTTTCAAACTCGTAACGGTATCGCTAGTGTTGGACGCGTTGGTCCTGTGACGCTTGCCGCTCTTAATGCCCAAATGGGTGGGGGAGTTAGTACCGGAGCAGATATCTACGCACCAGTGATCTCAAGTGTTGGAGTAAATACAACAAGTAGTAGCGCTAGTGTTTCTTGGAACACCAGCGAGTTTGCAAAGGGAGTTGTATATTTCAGTGCCACACCACTTACAACCTATGAAAATCCGCACACGGTTGATGTCAGTGGTAACACCGCTATGACCGATAGTTCTCTCCGAACTTCTCAAAATGTAGTATTGTCTGGTTTGCAATCTGCTACGACGTATTACTACTTGATCTATGTTACGGACGCTTCTGGAAATGTGAGCATCACGCTTCCATCAACGTTCCGCACTCAATAG
- a CDS encoding ABC transporter ATP-binding protein: MENQNTTTEEVVVEPKESETESEKKEESKEPQDKITAQSLYTGFKVLFKYLASYRKDIIILSIIGILSAIGNGIVPYIAGRFFDAIITPGVVTISGAVLPLYVALLILWATVQLITSTIDWRIQIKSEYLSNYIWLDYMAKGFSFLVNLPMSFHKTNKIGEIGNKINNAAGSLETIAGRVVIDLAPQLLSIVIALVIGFILKPVLAAFLLVGLMLYAAIIAKKVQPLSQYQKEYYDKVFNVIWGDAYEMIDNTMAIKQATAEEYEKNKMAENARVALPLWMRLTKAWSGLNLYQRVIILITQILIFLFSIYYIHQGTMTIGELLAFNAYAAMIFGPFMTLARNWQTIHNGVINIQETEKILALPTENYHPAGSKPFAVRGDIVFDHVSFQYENGKPVLTDISFKVQAGEVIALVGESGVGKSTLIDLMSAYHFPTEGKVTIDGVSIDAVDLYSYRSQIAVVPQEVVLFNDTIKTNIKYGNFHATNEQMEAAAKRAHALDFIQKFPDKWNQMVGQRGIKLSVGQKQRVAIARAILRNPRILILDEPTAALDAGSEKIITDSLDVLMKDKTTFIIAHRLSTVRKANKILVFKEGKLIENGNHDELLKISGGEYRRLFELQIGLHG, translated from the coding sequence ATGGAAAATCAAAATACTACAACTGAAGAGGTGGTGGTTGAGCCAAAAGAGTCCGAGACTGAATCTGAAAAAAAAGAAGAATCAAAAGAACCACAGGATAAAATTACCGCACAGAGTCTGTACACAGGATTTAAAGTACTTTTCAAATATCTCGCCAGTTATCGCAAAGATATCATTATCCTCAGTATCATCGGTATTTTATCCGCAATCGGCAACGGTATTGTGCCATACATTGCTGGTCGATTTTTTGACGCGATCATCACGCCCGGTGTGGTAACTATTTCTGGCGCTGTTTTACCGCTCTACGTTGCGCTTCTTATTCTTTGGGCGACTGTTCAATTGATTACCTCAACGATAGACTGGCGAATTCAAATCAAGAGTGAATATCTTTCCAATTATATTTGGCTCGACTACATGGCCAAAGGTTTTAGTTTCCTGGTTAATTTACCGATGAGTTTTCATAAGACCAACAAAATTGGCGAGATTGGAAATAAAATAAATAATGCGGCCGGATCGCTCGAGACTATTGCCGGCCGAGTAGTGATTGATTTGGCGCCGCAACTTTTGAGTATTGTGATCGCGCTTGTGATTGGTTTTATTTTGAAACCAGTTTTGGCCGCGTTTCTTTTGGTGGGACTCATGCTCTACGCCGCTATTATTGCTAAAAAAGTGCAACCCTTGAGTCAGTATCAAAAAGAATATTATGACAAAGTATTCAATGTCATTTGGGGCGATGCCTATGAAATGATCGATAACACCATGGCGATCAAACAAGCGACGGCCGAGGAATATGAAAAAAACAAAATGGCCGAGAACGCACGGGTGGCACTTCCATTGTGGATGCGGCTGACAAAAGCATGGAGCGGACTCAATTTGTATCAGCGCGTTATTATTCTTATCACTCAAATTTTAATTTTTCTTTTTTCAATCTACTACATCCACCAAGGCACGATGACGATCGGAGAACTGTTGGCCTTTAACGCCTACGCCGCCATGATCTTCGGGCCGTTCATGACACTTGCGCGCAATTGGCAGACAATTCACAACGGCGTTATCAATATTCAAGAAACGGAAAAGATTTTAGCCCTGCCGACAGAAAATTATCACCCGGCGGGATCAAAGCCGTTCGCGGTTCGTGGAGATATTGTTTTTGATCACGTCTCATTTCAGTATGAAAATGGCAAACCGGTACTCACGGACATTTCTTTCAAAGTACAAGCAGGTGAGGTGATTGCGCTCGTCGGAGAGTCGGGTGTCGGCAAAAGCACCTTGATTGATCTCATGTCTGCGTATCATTTTCCTACAGAGGGAAAAGTCACAATCGACGGTGTATCGATTGACGCTGTCGATCTGTATTCGTATCGTTCGCAAATCGCGGTTGTGCCGCAGGAAGTTGTTTTATTTAACGATACGATCAAAACTAATATTAAGTACGGCAATTTCCACGCGACAAACGAGCAGATGGAAGCCGCCGCCAAGCGAGCTCATGCCCTTGATTTCATTCAGAAATTTCCGGACAAGTGGAATCAGATGGTGGGACAGCGGGGAATTAAATTATCTGTTGGTCAGAAACAGCGTGTGGCCATCGCTCGCGCCATCTTGCGTAATCCTCGAATTTTAATCCTCGATGAGCCAACCGCCGCGCTTGATGCGGGGTCTGAGAAAATTATTACCGACTCACTCGATGTCTTGATGAAAGACAAAACTACGTTTATCATCGCGCATCGCTTGAGTACTGTACGAAAAGCCAACAAGATTTTAGTTTTCAAAGAGGGGAAACTGATTGAAAACGGCAATCACGACGAACTTTTGAAAATTTCTGGCGGAGAATATCGGAGGCTTTTCGAGTTGCAGATCGGGTTGCACGGATAA